The genomic DNA CATCGAGGCCGAGCAGGCGCTGCTTGGCGCCATTCTGGTCAACAACGACGCTTTCTACCGCGTTTCCGATTTTCTCAAGCCCGCGCATTTCTACGAGCCGCTGCATCGACGGATCTTCGAGGTGGCGGCCGAGCTCATCCGCATGGGCAAGATCGCGACGCCGATCACATTGAAGACCTTCCTTCCCGCCGAAGAAAAGGTCGGCGACATGACGGTCGCGCAGTATGTCGTGCGCCTTGCTGTCGAAGCGGTCACCGTCGTCAACGCCACCGATTACGGACGCGCCATCTACGACCTCGCCACGCGCCGCGCGCTGATCACCGTCGGCGAGGACATGGTCAACATCGCCTATGACGCGCCGGTCGACATGTCGCCCTCCGACCAGATCGAGGACGCCGAGCGGCGTCTTTTCGAGTTGGCGGAAACAGGCCGCTACGACGGCGGCTTCGAGAGCTTCAACGATGCGGTCAAGACCGCCGTCGACATGGCCAACGCCGCCTTCATGCGCGACGGCCATCTGTCGGGTATCGCCACGGGCCTGCGCGACCTCGACCGCCGCATGGGCGGCCTGCAGCCCTCCGACCTGATCGTGCTCGCCGGACGCCCCGGCATGGGCAAGACCTCCTTAGCCACCAACATCGCCTTCAACATCGCCGAGGCTTACGTGCCGGCGCAGCAGGCCGACGGCAGCTTCAAGGCGGCCAATGGCGGCGTCGTCGGTTTCTTCTCGCTCGAAATGTCGTCGGAGCAGCTTGCCACCCGCATCATCTCCGAACAGACCGAGATTTCGTCATCGAAGATCCGCCGCGGTGAAATCTCCGAGATGGATTTCGAGAAGCTGGTCGCCTGCTCGCAGACGATGCAGAAGATCCCGCTGTTCATCGACCAGACCGGTGGTATCTCGATCGCGCAGCTCTCCGCCCGCGCGCGGCGGCTGAA from Mesorhizobium sp. M1E.F.Ca.ET.045.02.1.1 includes the following:
- a CDS encoding replicative DNA helicase codes for the protein MAEAARKIGVAEQPLYREAPNNIEAEQALLGAILVNNDAFYRVSDFLKPAHFYEPLHRRIFEVAAELIRMGKIATPITLKTFLPAEEKVGDMTVAQYVVRLAVEAVTVVNATDYGRAIYDLATRRALITVGEDMVNIAYDAPVDMSPSDQIEDAERRLFELAETGRYDGGFESFNDAVKTAVDMANAAFMRDGHLSGIATGLRDLDRRMGGLQPSDLIVLAGRPGMGKTSLATNIAFNIAEAYVPAQQADGSFKAANGGVVGFFSLEMSSEQLATRIISEQTEISSSKIRRGEISEMDFEKLVACSQTMQKIPLFIDQTGGISIAQLSARARRLKRQRGLDLIVIDYIQLMQGSSARASQNRVQEITEITTGLKALAKELGVPIIALSQLSRQVESRDDKRPQLSDLRESGSIEQDADVVLFVYREEYYLKNREPKLGTDEYIKWENEMNEARGKAECIVAKQRHGPTGTVSLAFHGEFTRFSDLAEEHHLPERFE